The Quercus lobata isolate SW786 chromosome 9, ValleyOak3.0 Primary Assembly, whole genome shotgun sequence region TTGCATTACATTGACATTCATAGGAAGTAACACCATATTCATATATGCTAATGGAGTGAATTAACTAATAACATAAGTACTAACCAGCACAAAGATGCTCTAGAAATCATCAAAATATTGATAAACATGACATTTGCACAAAATATTAAGAATCTTACAACAAAACAAGACTCTTAAGCTTGTACCCCATGTGATCTAGGAATTTAAAATACATAATTCTCCATTGCTTGTTCAATAGTAAAGGGCCACATACACCCCAAAACCCAACCACAAAGCCGAGCGCCATGCTTACAAAGAACCAATCCACTTCAAGTCCACCATTATGTTTACTCCCTTTGTTTTCGTTGTCAGGGTTTACATCATCAATAGTACATTTATTAGAAAGTGGTAGTCCACAAAGTTTGTTTCCAATAAAACCTGATGCATTGAAGCTCTGTAGTTGAGTACTTAAAGGGATTTTCCCAGTCAAATTATTGTTTGACAAgtttaaatgatttaaaaatGTCAAACTTGACATGCTTGAGGGAATTTGACCAAAAAGTTGGTTCATAGAGAAATCAATTGATTCCAATGATCCCATAGCACCTATATTCTCAGGAATACTTCCAATCAAGAGATTATATGATAAATTCAATGATTGTAATCCTTGAAGACTGGTCATTTCTTTAGGGATCTCTCCTGATAAACTGTTCTTAGAAAAGTCTATACATTTTACTATGTGGAGAATGGTGCTATACTCTAGAGTTTTGCCCTTTATCACAAGCAATTCACTTTCAAGAGGGAAAGTTTCATCGTAATAATCATTTGAGTGATTAAAACTCATGTCAagatttgaattattttttgtggccatggcactaaaattttttacacaTCTAGGAATACCTCCAGATAGCTTATTATGAGAAAGGTCCAAGATCTGGAGTGAGGTAAGAGCACAAAGTTCCTTTGGTATGTGACCATGGAAATTATTTGAGCGAAGGTTGAGAATCATCAAGCTTGAAAATCTATGTCCTATCCATGAAGGTATGCTTCCAACAAACTCATTTTCAGCAACATCAATAGTCAccaaattttcacaatttctcAGAGATAATGGTAAGTTTCCTGAGAATTTATTGTTGTATAGGTGCAAAGACTTAAGACGTGTCAAAGATCCAATGGATGCTGGAAAGTTGCCACTAAAATTGTTGTTTGCCAAATTTAGGACTACCAAGCTATTCCACTTCATCCAACAATCAGGAATTTTTCctgataaattatttttttcaagattGAGATATCCTATGCTTTTGGAGTCATTTGACTTGAAACacaaaaatgatgaaattgaCTTGGAGAATGAATTGTGAGAAAGATCTAGCACAATCACACTAGAGGATATATAAGGCAATGAACCTTTGAATTGGTTTGAACTTAAATCAATCACTGAAGAAGTAGACAAAATTGAAGGATTGTTTGGAATCTCACCATTGATTTGATTGTGGGAAAGATTTAGATAATTGAATTGAGAGGGCAAGTTCCAAATTGAAGGAGGAATCACATCTGAAATCTGTGTGTTGGATATGTCCAAATACTGAAGATTCCTTTGTGAACAAAGCCATGGAGGAAATTTTGGCCCTAAATTCCATGATCGCAAGCTTAAATCCTCCAATTGAAAAGGAGGAATCCAATCGTGACTTACATTTAAAGTCAGCCGGTTTCCACATGCATGAAATGTTTTCAAACTTGTGAAATTGGAAAAATGAGATTTGGACACAATACCTTCCAACATATTTGAGTCAATATACAAACTATCTAGCTTGGAAAGTTGCCCAAAATTTTGAGGAACTGTCCCGTTGAATAGATTATTTGAAAGATCCAGGTCTGTTAGAGATGAAAGACTTCCTAAAGACAGTGGGAGTGGACCAGAGATTGAATTATTCCAAAAAGAAAGGCTGACTAGATTTTTTAATTgcccaaaattttgagaaagagTTCTGCTAAACAGATTCTGTGAAAAGTCCAGGTTTGTCAAAGATGAAAGATTTTCTAAAGACATTGGAATTGGACCTGAAATTGAATTAGACTGAAAATAAAGTATGACTAGATTTTTTAATTGTCCAAAATTTTGAGGGAGAGTTCCATTGAATTGGTTATATGAAAAATCCAGGTTTGTCAAAGATGAAAGATTTTCTAAAGACACCGGAAGTGGACCTGAAATTGAATTTTCCTTAAATGAAAGATGTACTAGGTTTTTAAATTGCCCAAGTACATCCGTCAAATGACCATGAAGTTGAGAATTGGTTAAGTCTAAGATCTCTAGTCTATCTGAAAGACACCTTGATAAACTTTCTAAGATTTCAGATATCTCTTGACTCCATTTGTTGGATGACAATCTGATTTCCCTTAAGTTACAGAGATTACCCAACGATCTTGGCAACTTTCCTCCAAGTTCATTGTATGACAAGTCAATACTAATGGCATATGTTAGGTTTCCAATGGCACTGGAGATCGTACCCTGCAAATTATTGTCGGCAAGGTTGAGAAACTCAAAACGGCTAAAACTATACAACCAATTGGGAATTGAAGAGTTGAATTGGTTTTCAAATAGATCGAGGTGACTAAGAGAAGTCATGTTTTGGAGATCAACAGGGATTGGACCTTGAAAGATATTGGAAGATAGATCAAGAGAAACAAGATTACGAAGACCAAAGATCCATGATGGGATCAAAGTGTTTTCAAAATAGTTCTGTGAAAGATCGAGGGTGAGGAGAGATGAAAAGTTAACACTGGGTGTCGGTGGAATGGAACGAAGTTGGCAATATGACAACCGCAACTCAAACAAGGAAGGGAGTGTGTTTGTGAGTTGAACCCAATCAGAGGCTTTGCTAAGATTAACATAACTCATATCGAGATGTTGTAGCAAAGGAAGACCAGAAAGCCATTCAAGGTTATTCACATATAAATCCTCAAGCCAATAATCATGGAGATTGAGATAGtgcaaattggagagatttccAAGTTGATGAGGAATGAGTCCCACAAATCTCGCATTAGAGAGATTAAGAGATGTTAAACTCTTCATTGAACCGAGAAATGAGGGAATAGGAGAAGCAGAGAAATTATTGAAGCTGAggtcaaaataattcaaatgcTTCAAATCAAGCAGAGAAGGATTTAGCTTACCACCAAACATTGACCGCCGATAAGCGTCATATTGTTTGTTAGTTACAAAACCACCTGAAGGATAAAAGGTTCCAAGATGGAGTTGGTGGACGTGAGCAGTGAGGTTGTGGCAAACAACACCAAGCCAGTGACAGCAATCCCCATCAACAGTCCAAGAGGAGAGTCAATTTAATGGATCAATAAGGTCTTGCTTGAAGGTGAGAAGGGCGTGTCGCTCAGTATCGATGCAACGAAGctgagagggagagtgagagtgTCCGGTgcagaaaatgaagaaattagGAAGAGGAATAATTAGAAAAGCCAGGAAAAGGAATCCTAAGGAACCCTCCATTGTCAGATTATGAGAGGTAAGGGTTTTTTGTGAAGACGATACTAATTGGATGGTAATTTATAGGAGCACTtctgtttgattttgttttgttttacacTAAAAAATTCTACACTCTCTCTGCAACCGGTCTATGCTTTAAGCATTGACTGAAGTCTTGTAAGTAGgacccttcatttttttttcttcaataaaaaaaaaaaaaaaaagttacaataaGAGGCTCTTGCTTAAAATAATGATATTCAAtttaatacctttttttttttaaaaaaaattacaaattcatATTCTAAAAGACTTTGAACTTCTAATGTCTTCAAAGAGAGTTACGGaaagtttgtttttcttgcCAAAGTCTTTTAGAGTCGCTCTTGTATACACTAGGCACAACTTTCCCATTTAGAAAAATTGTTTGTTAGTACTTAAGTATCAGATTATTATTATGTAAATAGCAGTAAGGTTTTTAGTAACGAAAATGATACTAATTGGACGATAATTTATAGGAGACTAATGAGAGTCTTGTGCTTGATCAGTTTttaatctgaatgctttttgtTTTACCCTTAAGATTCTACAACACATTATCTTCATTTTCTGGGCTTTTATATAATAActttaaaggaaaattttttgttggtggGAACAATggattttaattgatttttttaagaagaattttACTTGATTTATACTAGAAAATACATTGAGAAACCTATATTAATATACAattcctataaataaataaaaaaagcattttgagtttcttattaataataatagagtgaagtttaattagatttttgaaaaaaaaagaaaagaaaagatgataaCAGTtctaatgatattttatttttatgcaaataATCCTTActagaattacaaaaattaggTTGGATTGAATTAATTCTGGAGTTCTAAAGGAATATTAATACCaattgatttataattttttctcaaatgtACATATCAATTGGtccattttatttgttttttgtattcttAGCAAATAAAAGCTTGTCTCTTAGCATATAAAATTTGTCAAGTGAAAAACATTCAAATATTGCAATAAATTCCTGTTCCATGATATCGTAGAGTATACTTCATAAAATGCAATAAGCATTTTCTCCGCAACACATCAACCAAAGAGTAAGACTGATCTTTTGCGTGCTGTATGTCCCTCTCAGTTTCCACACACCTACCGTGAAGAGAATAGAGCCAAGGCTTAGTAGATGGCCAACAAGTTAACAAGTCAATGAAGTGGTATTTGTTctggggaaagaaaaaaaaaagctagtcTCCTAGGTTTTCCACTATAAAAAGttgtgtttatttgtttatagttgaaaaaatgtttaatactttttttttgggccaaaaaaaaaagtttattaataacaaaaaaagctTGTACTTAAAAAGTTTTCTGCCATAAAAAAacaagtctttcttttttagacCTAATAAATGCATGAGTAATATTACGAATATATCACAATAGTTgaattgttaattattatttttttatcgatttttatctaaacttactactaatatcacatttctaTCTATTAAATTGTTAATAACAATTTGTTTCCTTGatagttgtaatttttttgttttagtgtGTGACGCTagacttatttttaatttttaattgtattctTCTTAAGTAACACAAGTGATTGAAGAGAATGCTTCATAAAACCAAAGTCATTAGtttgaatttcttatttttcctccttttaaaccaaaactctttaaatagtaaaacaaaGCTTTCCTTCCCCCACTTCGCCCCgcccccaccacccccccccccccccccacacacacacacattataaactcattattttatattagaaGTTCTTTTACTAAACTGTTATGTAGTTTTTCTCTTCTCATTAATGAGTTTTCCATGTAAGAAAATTAGCACCTTATTTATGGATTTTTGTAGATATCTTCtaatttatgtttattattgAAGTGCTCATTATATTTGCacaactaggaaaaaaaatatgagtgggttctagttaactcaactggtaaagtctttgatggttgaataagagatctggggttcaattccCGCCTTCACTttaaactgattggtgtcttgttctaatgataaagaactatcattagGAGTGgacaccataagttgaaactctcaacaaaaaaaaaaaaaaaaaagaaaaaaaatatgaggCATATCATTGGTTGATGACATGTTTTCTATATTTCCATCTCAATGCTTTCTAAGAAATGTCCTTAAAAATAATTGGACAAAGAGCTTAAGGCTTTGAGCATTctttaattgattatttatttatttattttaaacaaattaatgGATAGTTTAGGAGTTAggactcatatatatatatcaaatttataattattgttaTGATTAATCAAAATTATTCCAAATGCAATTATTTGGAACCTTACAGTTGTTTGATGACTTGTTTCTATATTGCCATCTC contains the following coding sequences:
- the LOC115961265 gene encoding receptor-like protein EIX2 translates to MFGGKLNPSLLDLKHLNYFDLSFNNFSASPIPSFLGSMKSLTSLNLSNARFVGLIPHQLGNLSNLHYLNLHDYWLEDLYVNNLEWLSGLPLLQHLDMSYVNLSKASDWVQLTNTLPSLFELRLSYCQLRSIPPTPSVNFSSLLTLDLSQNYFENTLIPSWIFGLRNLVSLDLSSNIFQGPIPVDLQNMTSLSHLDLFENQFNSSIPNWLYSFSRFEFLNLADNNLQGTISSAIGNLTYAISIDLSYNELGGKLPRSLGNLCNLREIRLSSNKWSQEISEILESLSRCLSDRLEILDLTNSQLHGPIPMSLENLSSLTNLDFSQNLFSRTLSQNFGQLKNLVSLSFWNNSISGPLPLSLGSLSSLTDLDLSNNLFNGTVPQNFGQLSKLDSLYIDSNMLEGIVSKSHFSNFTSLKTFHACGNRLTLNVSHDWIPPFQLEDLSLRSWNLGPKFPPWLCSQRNLQYLDISNTQISDVIPPSIWNLPSQFNYLNLSHNQINGEIPNNPSILSTSSVIDLSSNQFKGSLPYISSSVIVLDLSHNSFSKSISSFLCFKSNDSKSIGYLNLEKNNLSGKIPDCWMKWNSLVVLNLANNNFSGNFPASIGSLTRLKSLHLYNNKFSGNLPLSLRNCENLVTIDVAENEFVGSIPSWIGHRFSSLMILNLRSNNFHGHIPKELCALTSLQILDLSHNKLSGGIPRCVKNFSAMATKNNSNLDMSFNHSNDYYDETFPLESELLVIKGKTLEYSTILHIVKCIDFSKNSLSGEIPKEMTSLQGLQSLNLSYNLLIGSIPENIGAMGSLESIDFSMNQLFGQIPSSMSSLTFLNHLNLSNNNLTGKIPLSTQLQSFNASGFIGNKLCGLPLSNKCTIDDVNPDNENKGSKHNGGLEVDWFFVSMALGFVVGFWGVCGPLLLNKQWRIMYFKFLDHMGYKLKSLVLL